Within the bacterium genome, the region CGCGCCGGTTCTGTTCCTGGGCGTGGTCCCGGTAGTTGAGCCCCACGGCGATGATCTTGGAAGGTGAGACCACGGGCGGCAGCAGGGAATGCTTGCTGCTGGAGATCAGAGGCACGCCGTCGATCACGCCGCCCGGTTCGTGCCACTGGGAGACCAGCTCGGCGACCCGGTCCAGGTGGGCGAACAGCAGATTCCAGCCGGTGGGCAGTTCGGGATCCGCAGCGAGGATATCCAGGTAGATCTTGTCGCTCAGGGCGACGCCCGGCCGCGGTCCGGAAGCGTGTCTGAAACTGATGAGTCTCATGGATCGGGAGGATAGACGAAGGCCGGGATTTTGTCCCGGCCCGTTTTCGTCTTTTCCCGGGACACCGGGTCTCGGGTCACTTCACCTCGATCCGGCGGGGCATGGCCTGCTCGGACTTGGGAAGGACTAGGGTCAGCGTGCCCTGCTCCAGGGTGGCCTTGACGCCGTCGGACGCGATCCCGCGGCCGAGCGTGAAGGCGCGGTTGAAGCTGATCTTGCCGCCGGACCATTCGTTGCGCAGGGCGCTATAGCCCTCGGGCACCTCGCGCTCGCGATGCGCACGCACGCGCAGGGTGTCGTCCTCGATCTCGATCTCCAGGTTCTCGCGGTTGACCCCCGGCATGTCCATGCGGATTATATAGTCCTTGTCGCCCTCGAGCACCTCGGCGCGCGGGACACGCCGCAGTTCCCGGCCTTCGTCGGCGCGGCAGGCAGCGGGCGCGAAGAACGAATCCATGATGTTGCTCAGGCCCAGGGGCATCAGGTTGGTGGTCGTCATTGCCTTTCCTCCTTCGGGTTCTATCCGGTTCGGCCGTGCTGGACGGCGTCGATCACGTAGGTTGCCCCCCCCATACTCAATGCGCGTGCCACAGCGAGCCGGACCGGGGTTGATTTGTGGCAAACAATTGACGAGATTGAAGATACGTACCATGAACACGCCGGATCCGCAGCGCGGGCGTCAATACCGGAAGAACGAGACCGACAAGAAAGACTGACAATATGGCAGCAACAACCCGTTGCCCGGCAGATCTGACATGACAATCGGAACCATGCTCAGGTCATTACCGGTCATCCTCGTCCTCTTCGCCTCAGCAGGCGCCCAGGCCACGGACGCGACCGACGACGCCCTGCGCGTCGGCGAGGTGTCGCTGGTCGTCATCGACATCTACGGGCGGGAGGAGCTGGAGCGCTCGGCCGGCCTGCTGGGCGTCCTGCGCGGCGCCATGAACGACATCCACACCGGCACACGCCACGACATCATCAGGCGCGAACTGCTCTTCCGCCCGGGCGACCGTCTCGACACCGATCTGCTGCGCGAGACGGAGCGCAACCTGCGCGACCTCGGTTTTCTCACCAACGTCTCGGTTGTGCCGACGGACACGTTGCCCGGCGGCGTCGTGCCGCTGGAGGTCCGCGTCCAGGAAACCTGGTCCCTGACGGCCAATGTGAGTTATTCGCGGACCAGCACCGAAGACCGCTGGAGCGTGGTCGGGTCCGAC harbors:
- a CDS encoding Hsp20/alpha crystallin family protein, which produces MTTTNLMPLGLSNIMDSFFAPAACRADEGRELRRVPRAEVLEGDKDYIIRMDMPGVNRENLEIEIEDDTLRVRAHREREVPEGYSALRNEWSGGKISFNRAFTLGRGIASDGVKATLEQGTLTLVLPKSEQAMPRRIEVK